The following proteins are encoded in a genomic region of Eulemur rufifrons isolate Redbay chromosome 18, OSU_ERuf_1, whole genome shotgun sequence:
- the LOC138398675 gene encoding N-acetyllactosaminide beta-1,6-N-acetylglucosaminyl-transferase, with the protein MPSSMHYLFVVSISSVIIFIVFYVFNFGGDQSFQRLNISDSSMLTQVCTSFINGKTPFLWRNKLMIHEKSSCKEYLTQSHYITAPLSKEEAQFPLAYIMVIHHHFDTFARLFRAIYMPQNIYCVHVDEKATVEFKDAVEQLLSCFPNAFLASKMEPVVYGGISRLQADLNCIKDLSSSEVSWKYVINTCGQDFPLKTNKEIVQYLKGFKGKNITPGVLPPAHAVGRTKYVHREHLGRELSYVIRTPALKPPPPHNLTIYFGSAYVALSREFANFVLHDPRATDLLQWSKDTFSPDEHFWVTLNRIPGM; encoded by the coding sequence ATGCCTTCATCGATGCATTACCTCTTCGTAGTTTCTATCTCTAGTGTCATCATCTTTATCGTGTTCTATGTGTTCAATTTTGGGGGAGATCAAAGCTTCCAGAGACTAAATATCTCGGACTCTTCGATGCTGACTCAAGTTTGCACATCCTTTATCAACGGGAAAACACCTTTCCTGTGGAGAAACAAACTAATGATCCATGAGAAGTCTTCTTGCAAGGAATACTTGACCCAAAGCCACTATATCACGGCTCCTTTATCTAAAGAAGAAGCTCAATTTCCTTTGGCATATATAATGGTCATCCATCACCATTTTGATACCTTTGCAAGGCTCTTCAGGGCTATTTACATGCCCCAAAATATCTACTGTGTTCATGTAGATGAAAAGGCGACAGTTGAATTTAAAGACGCAGTGGAACAATTGCTGAGCTGCTTCCCAAATGCTTTTCTGGCTTCCAAGATGGAGCCAGTTGTCTACGGTGGGATCTCCAGGCTCCAGGCCGACCTCAACTGCATCAAAGATCTTTCAAGCTCAGAGGTCTCATGGAAGTACGTCATCAACACCTGTGGGCAAGACTTCCCCCTGAAAACCAACAAGGAAATAGTTCAGTATCTGAAaggatttaaagggaaaaatattaccCCAGGGGTGCTGCCCCCAGCTCATGCAGTTGGACGGACTAAGTACGTCCACCGAGAGCACCTGGGCAGAGAGCTTTCCTATGTGATAAGAACGCCAGCCTTGAAGCCGCCTCCCCCCCACAATCTCACCATTTACTTTGGCTCTGCCTATGTGGCTCTGTCAAGAGAGTTTGCCAACTTTGTCCTCCATGACCCTCGGGCTACCGATTTGCTCCAGTGGTCCAAGGACACTTTCAGTCCTGATGAACATTTCTGGGTGACGCTCAACAGAATTCCAGGTATGTGA